From a region of the Nilaparvata lugens isolate BPH unplaced genomic scaffold, ASM1435652v1 scaffold6736, whole genome shotgun sequence genome:
- the LOC120356423 gene encoding craniofacial development protein 2-like, whose product MRKYRVQLMGLSETKRKGQGQVQLDGGYCLRYSGVDKTRRAGEGVGVVVSGELEGKVTGWKAVSSRIMYVDLEMEETVTVIQVYAPTEDYDIADKEAFYEELQKEMDKARDRSRHVIIMGDWNGRIGSEVNRGQGCMGRFAGDRILNDNGERIIDFCLENNLIIGNTFYNHKKIHQVTYSALGRQAESVIDYMVYTRNTNYAVCDVKVIRGAELATDHKLL is encoded by the coding sequence ATGAGAAAATACAGGGTGCAACTGATGGGACTGAGTGAGACGAAAAGGAAGGGCCAAGGTCAAGTGCAATTGGACGGAGGTTATTGTTTGAGATATTCAGGAGTGGATAAGACAAGACGAGCAGGAGAGGGAGTTGGAGTGGTGGTGTCAGGTGAGCTGGAAGGAAAAGTGACTGGATGGAAGGCGGTAAGCTCAAGGATTATGTATGTGGACTTGGAGATGGAAGAGACTGTTACAGTAATTCAAGTCTATGCCCCAACAGAAGATTACGACATTGCAGATAAAGAAGCATTCTATGAAGAATTACAGAAGGAAATGGATAAGGCACGAGACAGAAGTAGGCATGTTATCATAATGGGAGACTGGAATGGAAGAATAGGGAGTGAGGTGAACAGAGGACAAGGCTGTATGGGAAGGTTTGCTGGGGATAGAATCTTGAATGATAATGGAGAAAGGATCATAGACTTTTGCCTGGAAAACAACCTTATAATTGGAAACACTTTTTACAACCACAAAAAGATACACCAAGTTACATATTCAGCTTTGGGTAGACAGGCAGAGAGTGTAATTGACTACATGGTGTACACAAGAAACACAAACTATGCTGTATGCGATGTGAAGGTCATAAGGGGGGCAGAGCTGGCAACTGACCATAAATTGCTT